From a single Oscarella lobularis chromosome 20, ooOscLobu1.1, whole genome shotgun sequence genomic region:
- the LOC136198842 gene encoding uncharacterized protein — translation MSPNLMRGESPKPQSLSQLETAEETMPATLSKAKNAPFFNAKKHTFSDNFKTLPHKGKCLIGVKIELIGNEKRPILIFEDARVDEIESPTEAEFAGVLRSIFYNNTRPKFVFQSILHPNPFSGRQYCRYSPSWMRGTHLGKLTIEADVWMKLLASNIKPVRGDDGEITFVPWNENTCLNDGIKTWHDFRSVHSSGSIFLECKEVEVCETDDGLLFPTDPIMQIKSKASPKFGDYLSSIYDDVVADGAIVFERVRELPKMIVIAEWLKKKGVEIDDEWLWEQTQPHPSAVPETFQSVKSSVEPLRSLRRATRRQILKSKICTLAQIWSPCKKEKVIVGPYGPIHLDAKCKVLNHLRHNDQHKVHAVIEAYVAGTSVLLYELPVTVLASSNDEDIDWVYGGLPEIPIDRSPFIPDVASWSELHEQSIDPFCSVFVSKRHEESADVIRRGWNGGCSMESFDTKRVGERERECRRPVKLPLPMDFSSSTGVNSKEKDTVSDLFQASGAGNPLSCKSESKCGLAKVPADTDDAPLKSCVYLSQPGLPQPGFPLAWSTKFDIKEILSALNNPFAATLLQYAALNGKEKPQAILNDEGYLPLTSEKKSDQNKSVDEFVLTNNLPNVRHQSASVQFPSNTDDVTDNVLKACALVGASKWAVLASFLLEDHEIQEIKEKSENYKVRLLDVLKSWARKEPFQPTVDKLLKWCKEAGVCKREIVKKYETLFAQC, via the exons ATGTCCCCGAACCTTATGCGGGGCGAGTCCCCAAAGCCCCAGTCACTTTCGCAGCTAGAGACGGCAGAAGAAACAATGCCTGCTACTTTATCCAAAGCGAAGAATGCACCGTTCTTCAATGCCAAGAAGCACACCTTCTCCGACAACTTCAAGACTCTTCCCCATAAAGGAAAGTGCCTTATAGGCGTAAAGATCGAACTGATTGGCAACGAGAAACGTCCCATACTCATCTTTGAAGACGCTCGTgttgacgaaatcgaatctCCGACAGAAGCCGAATTCGCTGGCGTACTGCGAAGCATCTTTTACAACAATACCCGACcaaaattcgtttttcaatCTATTCTTCATCCTAATCCTTTCTCAGGACGTCAGTACTGCCGCTATTCTCCCTCGTGGATGCGCGGAACTCACCTCGGCAAGCTTACCATCGAAGCCGACGTTTGGATGAAGTTGCTCGCAAGCAACATTAAACCCGTACGCGgggacgacggcgaaataACATTCGTACCGTGGAATGAGAATACTTGCCTCAATGACGGAATAAAGACTTGGCACGATTTCAGGTCTGTTCACTCTTCTGGGTCGATATTTCTGGAATGCAAAGAAGTCGAAGTGTGTGAAACAGACGATGGACTTCTTTTTCCGACTGATCCAATTATGCAAATTAAGTCGAAGGCGTCGCCCAAGTTTGGGGACTACCTCTCTTCTAtatacgacgacgttgttgcTGACGGGGCAATTGTTTTTGAAAGAGTTCGCGAGCTACCCAAAATGATTGTCATTGCCGAGTGGCTTAAAAAGAAAGGCGtcgaaattgacgacgagtGGCTTTGGGAACAGACGCAGCCCCATCCAAGTGCCGTACCGGAAACATTCCAATCCGTCAAGTCTTCAGTTGAACCGCTTCGATCACTACGGCGTGCAACAAGGCGACAGATATTGAAAAGCAAAATCTGCACCTTGGCACAGATTTGGTCGCCttgcaagaaagaaaaagtcattGTAGGTCCTTACGGACCGATTCATCTCGACGCAAAATGCAAAGTTTTGAATCACTTGCGGCACAATGATCAACATAAAGTTCATGCTGTCATAGAAGCCTACGTTGCCGGAACGTCTGTGCTTCTTTATGAGCTTCCCGTAACAGTCCTTGCTTCCTCcaacgacgaagacattGATTGGGTTTACGGAGGGCTTCCAGAGATACCAATTGATCGAAGTCCGTTTATTCCTGACGTGGCATCTTGGTCAGAGTTACACGAACAGTCGATTGATCCTTTCTGcagcgttttcgtctcgaaGAGGCACGAAGAGAGTGCGGACGTTATCAGACGTGGTTGGAATGGCGGCTGTAGTATGGAATCATTTGATACTAAACGTGtcggagaaagagagagagagtgcCGCCGACCTGTTAAGTTGCCGTTACCTATggatttttcttcatctaCCGGAGTcaattctaaagaaaaagacaccGTCTCTGATTTGTTTCAAGCTAGTGGCGCTGGAAATCCACTTTCTTGCAAGAGTGAATCTAAATGCGGTTTAGCCAAAGTGCCTGCCGACACCGACGACGCCCCGCTTAAGAGTTGCGTGTATTTGAGCCAACCCGGTTTGCCACAACCCGGTTTTCCACTCGCTTGGTCAACGAAGTTTGAcataaaagaaattttgtcTGCTTTGAATAATCCATTTGCTGCGACATTACTTCAATACGCTGCATTGAACGGAAAG GAGAAGCCACAAGCGATTTTGAACGATGAAGGTTATTTGCCTTTGACATCCGAAAAGAAATCTGACCAAAATAA ATCTGTTGACGAATTTGTCCTAACAAATAATTTACCGAATGTTAGGCATCAATCAGCATCAG TGCAGTTTCCGAGCAATACTGACGATGTAACGGATAATGttctaaaagcctgtgcTCTTGTCGGTGCATCTAAGTGGGCTGTGCTGGCaagttttcttttagaagaTCATGAAATTCAAGAGATCAAAGAAAAGAGTGAAAATTATAAGGTTCGTCTGTTGGATGTTCTCAAGAGCTGGGCAAGGAAGGAACCGTTCCAACCGACAGTGGACAAGCTGTTGAAATGGTGTAAAGAGGCGGGAGTATGCAAGAGAGAGATCGTGAAAAAATATGAGACTCTTTTTGCTCAGTGTTAA